The DNA sequence TCAAAGCCTGAAAAATAGAAATCATATCTCGGGGAGTAACCTTTAATCGGTTTAAAGCCTCTGCAACCTCACCTGCAGAAGTCCCCGAAATAGGCATAAGATAAGCCTCTGATTCCTTAACTTCCATAGCAGTAGTCTCTGTAACAACCGCTTGACTTTCGGTGAAAGGGGTCGCCGGTGTAACCTGAGGAGTAGAAGTAATTTTAATTGTCATATTCCCATGAGCCACCTGACAGGGCTTCACAACCACATCTCCACCGATTACAATGGTTCCTGTCCGTTCATTAATCACAATTTTCGCAGGTGGATTTGTAGTAACCTCTATATTCTCTATCCGCGCAATAAAACCGGTTAGGTCGTTATGGTAAGACTCCGGAACAGTAACTCGAACGGACCCCCCACCCATTGCAAGAGCCACATTCTCACCAAATTGATTTTCAATAGCCTGACGAATCCTATCGGCTGTATTAAATTCAGGTTGTTTCAATAAAAGGACTATCCTCTCCCCATCGGTAATGGTAGAGGGAACTTCTCGTTCTACATACGCCCCTAAAGGTATTCGTCCTGATGTAGGATGATTTTTTCGGACAGCAGTGCCTCCACCACCTCCTTTTTCTGCATTAAACCCGCCTATAGAAACAGGTCCCTGTGCCACAGCATATACGGTATCTCCTAATCCGGGTCCTCGTAAATAAGTTTCCAGAAGCATTCCCCCTTCCAAACTCTTGCAATCCCCTAATGTATCTATTTTAACATCAATTCGTGTCCCTTCTTTAGCAAACGGTGGAATTTCTGCAGTTACCATAACTATTGCAGAATTTTTGGGCGTCAAATCTTTTAAATTACTGACGGTAATTCCCAAACGGTCTAACATCTGACGCTGAGCAAGACGCGTAACCCCAACACTGTCGCCGGTACCTGCAAGTCCTACAACCAGACCTATTCCTTTTAATATATTTCCACGAGCACCCTGAACCTCACACAAATCGCGTATCCGTGCTGAATCCGCAAACATGGGGAAAAGAAATATCAAAGCAACGAAATATAAAAATACTCTTTTTGCAACCATAATGAAACTCCTTTTTAGAATGGTGAAAACCAATCTAAAATCTTTGTAATAATTCCACGCCGTTGATTGTTCCACAGGTCACCTTTACCTTTGAGCTGAACCTGAGCATTTGCCACCTGAGTGGATAATACTGTGTTATCTGGAGCGACATCCTTTGAGCGAACAACTCCACTAACTGTCAGTAGAGAATCCTCCCGATTAACCGTTACGCGTTTTTCTCCTTCTATTTTTAAGTTTCCATTGGGATAAACCTGCGTTACTGTGCAGGCTATGGTTGTGGTTAATGTGCTTGTGCGGGTTGTTTTCCCCCTTGCTTTTGTCTCGTTTTCTGCTTCAATCTTCCAATTGGGTAATAAGTCTGAGTTTATTAAACCTAAACCATCTGGTTTATCCGCTATTAGAAAGTTGTTATCCTTCTCATTCGCTTTGCTCTCGACATCCGACTCTTTCTTTGTATTCGTGTCTGCTGTTGTGCTTGCCGAAATCTTTTCACGAACAAGTATTGTGATAATATCCCCGGGCTGGAAACGGGTTCCTTTTTCCGATATTAATGTCCCAGAACGCTGTGCTTCGGGGGTAAAAAGGCTATCTCCATAAGACTGGGATAAAAAACAAAGGAAAAAACTTAAATACATAATAAATAGGTATCTTTTATTTTTCATAATTAATTACTCCACTTTAACAGTTCCATCCGATTGAACCGTTGCTTCAAATTGCTGTTCAGAATCTAAATACATACATCGAACCCGTTCGCCTATTCGGGCATCCGATAAAACTTTTACTTTAGCTGAAATCAAAATATTCCCTTGTTTATATTCCACAGGAACGATTTGATTTCGCTTTACAATTACAGGTGATTCTATATCTTCCAGTTGAATACTGGAACCCGAAGGAATAAATTTTTTGGCTGACATCCCAACAACAGAATACAAGTCCCAGATAGGAGACCCTGTATTCCGCGAAAGTGTTATTTGGCGAACAGATATATCCTCTTCTGTAATTATTTTCCCGCGTGGAATATCACGAACCGCAACTACGAGCATACCTTCTGTTTCAATAGTAACCCTGCAAATAATAGTCTTCTGAACCTTTCCCTCTATACGAACAATTCCCCGAAAAATACCTGTTCCCAAATAACGATAGGAATTATTGGCTTTCCATGTTATTTCTACATCTCCTTCAGGTAAGGCTAAATCTTCTGTCGGAGGATATATCTCTATTTGCGTATGACTTATTTCCCAGGGCATTTGTTGTTGAATATAATAGCGTAGTGACTCCACAAGTACATCTTTTGATATAACTGCGGTAGCCCGTTTTACCACAGTTTTACCTTTTTCATCCATGCTCAAATTTTCTGTATTAACACCGATTTGTTTCAGTTTGGAGAATACCAGCTTGTTAGGGATAACCCGTGCATACCCCGGTTTCGGTGCAGGTATTAATGGAATATCATTTACAAACTCGGTATCGACACCATCTAAAACATCGTTTAACATCACTTTATCACCCGAAATTTCTGCCTCCGATTTAATAGACATATTTTGGGAATATCCCCCGATATGTAATAACAAAATCACGAAATACAACAAAACAACTTTGTTAAATTTGGTAACACATATTTTCGATGACCCCATTGTCATCTGTTAAATTATCTCCTTACATTATTAGCGGTCTGAAGCATTTCATCAGAGGCTTGAATAACACGCGAATTCGCTTCATAAGCACGCTGAGCAATAATCATTTGTATAACTTCTTCCACAACCTGAACATTTGAATTCTCCAGAAAACCCTGTGCAATGGTTCCAAGTCCATCTAAACCCGGTTGCCCCACATTAGGAGTACCTGAGGCTTGCGTCTCTAAAAATAGATTTCTACCCAACCTCGCATCAAGCCCCGCAGGATTGGAAAATCTTGCCAATTCCAATGTCCCTATATTTTGGGGAGTATTATTACCAGGGACACGGGCAGAAACAGTTCCATCTGCTCCAATCGTTACTAACTCTGCTTCTGTAGGAATGGTAATTGTAGGGGTTAAAGGATACCCGTCTACAGTCATTACCGTTCCTTCTTCATTAATCTTAAAGGCACCATCCCGTGTATAGGCTGTAGTCCCATCGGGCAATTCAATCTGAAAAAAGCCATC is a window from the Candidatus Hydrogenedens sp. genome containing:
- a CDS encoding flagellar basal body P-ring protein FlgI, with the protein product MVAKRVFLYFVALIFLFPMFADSARIRDLCEVQGARGNILKGIGLVVGLAGTGDSVGVTRLAQRQMLDRLGITVSNLKDLTPKNSAIVMVTAEIPPFAKEGTRIDVKIDTLGDCKSLEGGMLLETYLRGPGLGDTVYAVAQGPVSIGGFNAEKGGGGGTAVRKNHPTSGRIPLGAYVEREVPSTITDGERIVLLLKQPEFNTADRIRQAIENQFGENVALAMGGGSVRVTVPESYHNDLTGFIARIENIEVTTNPPAKIVINERTGTIVIGGDVVVKPCQVAHGNMTIKITSTPQVTPATPFTESQAVVTETTAMEVKESEAYLMPISGTSAGEVAEALNRLKVTPRDMISIFQALKEAGALDAELEIM
- a CDS encoding flagellar basal body L-ring protein FlgH → MKNKRYLFIMYLSFFLCFLSQSYGDSLFTPEAQRSGTLISEKGTRFQPGDIITILVREKISASTTADTNTKKESDVESKANEKDNNFLIADKPDGLGLINSDLLPNWKIEAENETKARGKTTRTSTLTTTIACTVTQVYPNGNLKIEGEKRVTVNREDSLLTVSGVVRSKDVAPDNTVLSTQVANAQVQLKGKGDLWNNQRRGIITKILDWFSPF
- the flgA gene encoding flagellar basal body P-ring formation chaperone FlgA, with product MTMGSSKICVTKFNKVVLLYFVILLLHIGGYSQNMSIKSEAEISGDKVMLNDVLDGVDTEFVNDIPLIPAPKPGYARVIPNKLVFSKLKQIGVNTENLSMDEKGKTVVKRATAVISKDVLVESLRYYIQQQMPWEISHTQIEIYPPTEDLALPEGDVEITWKANNSYRYLGTGIFRGIVRIEGKVQKTIICRVTIETEGMLVVAVRDIPRGKIITEEDISVRQITLSRNTGSPIWDLYSVVGMSAKKFIPSGSSIQLEDIESPVIVKRNQIVPVEYKQGNILISAKVKVLSDARIGERVRCMYLDSEQQFEATVQSDGTVKVE
- the flgG gene encoding flagellar basal-body rod protein FlgG; its protein translation is MIRSLFTAATGMIAQQMNIDAIANNLANVNTTGFKRSRVNFQDLLYETIKPAGSETTAGTTIPEGIQIGHGVRPSAVSKIFSSGSAIQTGNPLDLMIEGDGFFQIELPDGTTAYTRDGAFKINEEGTVMTVDGYPLTPTITIPTEAELVTIGADGTVSARVPGNNTPQNIGTLELARFSNPAGLDARLGRNLFLETQASGTPNVGQPGLDGLGTIAQGFLENSNVQVVEEVIQMIIAQRAYEANSRVIQASDEMLQTANNVRR